In a genomic window of Heterodontus francisci isolate sHetFra1 chromosome 21, sHetFra1.hap1, whole genome shotgun sequence:
- the LOC137381180 gene encoding probable G-protein coupled receptor 139, whose translation MRKAGLARVKPRKQLKPVSSSSIKILKLPTSLLGVVAACYNSNKTGVISSLLTFLSLTVNFVAIVILSRGQCGLSTCTTRYLVAMAMADLLVIITEIILYRFSYYYFPESFLHLTPVCSVIIVLLRAATECSVWFTVTFTFDRFVSICCQKLKAKYCTEKSAAVVLALSCMLLCFKNVPFYFTYEPVEIINNVTRGCDLKPSYFAEPGWVGFDWFDTVLTPLLPFALIVLLNALTVRYILVASRVRKGLRGQSKGKNHSDPEMKSRRKSVILLFAVSGSFILLWLVFVIHFLYYNVTGKDPGDYSNSEYIFLQVGIMLQVLSCCTNTFIYGVTQSKFRQQVMSGVKYLWTSVIQLMNKQRK comes from the exons ATGAGGAAAGCCGGGCTGGCCAGAGTTAAACCTCGAAAACAGTTGAAACCAGTGTCTTccagctccattaaaatattgaaattaccaACATCCCTCCTGGGAGTGGTTGCCGCCTGCTACAACTCCAATAAAACTGGAG taatttccagtcttcttacctttctgtctcttacagttaatttcgtggcgattgtgattctgtcccggggacagtgcggcctctccacctgcaccactcgctacctggtggccatggcaatggcggatctgctggtcattatcacgGAGATCATACTGTACAGATTCAGTTATTACTATTTCCcagaatctttcctgcacctcacccctgtgtgtagtgttattatTGTCCTGCTTCGTGCAGCAACagaatgttctgtctggttcaccgttactttcacctttgatcgatttgtgtccatttgttgccagaagctgaaagcaaaatattgcacagagaaaTCTGCAGCTGTGGTTCTTGCACTAAGTTGTATGCTGCTGTGTTTTAAAAACGTTCCCTTCTACTTTACATATGAACCTGTAGAGATAATCAACAATGTAACAAGGGGTTGTGATTTAAAGCCAAGTTATTttgctgagcccggatgggtgggatttgactggtttgacacAGTTTTAACCCCactgctcccatttgctttaattgtgttgctcaacgctctgacagtcagatacattttagtggccagtcgcgtccgtaagggactgaggggtcagagcaagggaaagaatcacagtgacccagagatgaagagcagaaggaagtctgtgattttactcttcgccgtatccggcagcttcatactgctGTGGTTGGTTTTTGTTatccatttcttatattataacgttACAGGAAAAGATCCCGGGGATTACAgcaattctgaatatatatttctacAAGTTGGAATTATGCTGCAGGTtttaagctgctgcacaaacacttttatttatggaGTGACTCAATCCAAGTTCAGACAGCAGGTCATGAGCGGAGTGAAATATCTGTGGACATcagttattcaattaatgaataaacaacgcAAATGa